Below is a genomic region from Candidatus Binatia bacterium.
ATCGCGTTGTCTGGCAAATTCGACAGCTTGCAAAAGCTGCTGGCGCGCTTCGCGGAACCGGAACACCTCGCCTGATCCCGTGCCCAAATTGTTTAGGATTACAGCGGCCATAAAATCCAGGCCCTCGGCAGCGGCGATTTCAAACGCGCGCCGCAGGTGCGCGCAGCCGGCCTCATAGTCGACGAACTGCGTCGCTGCGCCGAGCACGCCAAGCGCGGCAGCCAGAACGTCGCGTGCGCCGAAGCTCTCGGCCAACCCGATCGCTTTATTGCTCCAGGCGATGGCTTGGGTGCAATCGCGGTGGAGCATGCGAATGTGCGCCTGGGCGCGATACGCATGAGCTAGCTGGGCACTTGGCCCGCACGGCTCGAGTAATTTGATAGCGTACATGCTGGCGTCATCGGCTTCGACGATACGCAGCGCGCGAACGTATGCCAGTGCCAGCTCGCTGTAGTTCTGCGCCTCTCCTACCGTGTTGCCAGCTTGTCGATGAAGCTCGGCGGCGGTGCGGCGGGCGTCGATGGCCTCCTCCAATTGCGTCGTGAATTGACACTCGCGGGCGAAATCTTCGAGCCACGACGCACGCTCTGGATTTCCGACGGCGCCGGCGCATGCGAGCGCTGCACCGTAGTGTGCTACCGCCTCGCGATGCGCTCGGCGGTGCGCGGCCTCACGCGCCGCCTGAGGTGCATAGCGCAATACGGCACGTTCGTCGCCGGCTCGTGAGGCGTGATGTGCCAGACGTGCAGTAGGCACCAGTTCTTGGCGGCTCTCGAGGGCTTGAAGGACGCGGCGATGGAGGCTTTGCGCCGCGGGTTTCGACAGGGAGTTCTCGATCACGGCGCGCGTGAGCTCATGACGAAAGCGTAACGCGCCGGCGTCGGCTTCTACCAAGCCGGAGTTGAGACACTGGTCGACGTGTCGGATGTTGGCGGGAAGGAGCTGTTCGAGCAGCCGTAATTCGATTTGGCGCGGAGCGATCGAGACGAGCCGAAGGATGTCTTGCGCGTCAGGGCTCAATCGAGCAAACCTGCCCAAGACAAGATCCTGGACGCTGCGCGGCATCGCGCCGCCTCCACTGCGCAACAGCTCAGTGACGAAGAACGGGTTCCCTCCGGTCGCATCGTAGATACCCTGTGGCGATTGCAGCGCGCGCTGCGCTGGCCGTGCGACGGCCTCTGCAGATAGTCTTTCGAGCTCGATGCAGGTCACGCAGCCCAATTCGCCGATCACACGGCGCAACGGATGGACTGCAGTGACTTCGTCATCGCGGTATGAGATAGCCAGCAGACACGGCGCTCGATCGATGCGCCGGCCCAAGAACTTCAGCAGATCGAGCGTCGCTTCATCGGCCCAGTGCGCATCCTCGACGACGAGCAGCGTAGGCCGCCGCCCCTCCTGCAGTTCTGCGATGACACTCTCGAACAGCGCCGCTCTGCTGCATTCGGCGTGAAGTCGCGCTCCAAAGCGAACGTCGGCCGAGCGCGCGATGTCGTACAGGGGCGCCAAGGGATGGGGCGTTTGTAACGCGTCGCAGGCACCCCACCAGAGCCGGACGTCGTCGAATTGTTCAGCGAGCGCGCGTAGCAGACTTGTCTTCCCGATCCCAGCTTCCCCGGCGAGGAGCAGCGTGTTCCCCGCGCCTCGCGCGGCGCGGCGCATG
It encodes:
- a CDS encoding AAA family ATPase, which translates into the protein MPILRILPAPAPDTPALVERDEAVRASADCMRRAARGAGNTLLLAGEAGIGKTSLLRALAEQFDDVRLWWGACDALQTPHPLAPLYDIARSADVRFGARLHAECSRAALFESVIAELQEGRRPTLLVVEDAHWADEATLDLLKFLGRRIDRAPCLLAISYRDDEVTAVHPLRRVIGELGCVTCIELERLSAEAVARPAQRALQSPQGIYDATGGNPFFVTELLRSGGGAMPRSVQDLVLGRFARLSPDAQDILRLVSIAPRQIELRLLEQLLPANIRHVDQCLNSGLVEADAGALRFRHELTRAVIENSLSKPAAQSLHRRVLQALESRQELVPTARLAHHASRAGDERAVLRYAPQAAREAAHRRAHREAVAHYGAALACAGAVGNPERASWLEDFARECQFTTQLEEAIDARRTAAELHRQAGNTVGEAQNYSELALAYVRALRIVEADDASMYAIKLLEPCGPSAQLAHAYRAQAHIRMLHRDCTQAIAWSNKAIGLAESFGARDVLAAALGVLGAATQFVDYEAGCAHLRRAFEIAAAEGLDFMAAVILNNLGTGSGEVFRFREARQQLLQAVEFARQRDIDSAASYATSWLAMCEMYLGNWEEAQKSALEVIGGTDRTVSRVTALVALARVRMRRGEQGVSALLEEAVALQHAGTVMAALGEAALLRGDRAGAIAHARDGLADEDGRSEWLAGELTYLMRRAGASDTPNAPIAAPFKLHMDGRFREAAAAWASLGCSFEQARALAEGDTEAQLEALEIFDRLGARPAASDLRRRLRAAAVRGVPRGLRASTRANPHGLTEREIEVLTLLCEGFRNSEIAERLCRSVRTVDHHLAAAFAKLGVSTRTEAVAAALRLLEL